The following coding sequences are from one Diabrotica virgifera virgifera chromosome 2, PGI_DIABVI_V3a window:
- the LOC126879534 gene encoding mucin-5AC-like isoform X36 — MMAAVHLKVAITILAFTCIESRYSSTINKHFTKSPRWNETTFFPGKNTQNPSNWTTNNGSNWDLTTFLPGNNTNQPDWNVTTLSPGNNTQNPSNWTTSSGSNWNLTTPVPGNNTNQPDSNVTTLSPGNNTQNPNNWTTSSSSNWNLTTPVPGKNTNPPNWNITTPSPGNNTQNPSNWTTSSGSNWNLSTPVPGNSTNQPDWNLTTLSPGNNTQNPSNWTTSSGSNWNMTTPVPGNNTNQPDWNVTTLSAGNNTQIPSNWTTSSGSNWNLTTPVPGNNTNQPDWNITTLSPGNNTPNPSNWTTSSGPNWNLTTPAPGNNTNQPDWNATILSPGNNTQNRSNWTTSTGSNWNLTTPASGNNTTQPDWNVTTLSPGNNTQNPSNWTTSSGSNWNLTTPVPVNNTNQPVWNINTLSPGNNTHTPSNWTTSSGSNWNLTTPASGNNTTQPDWNVTTLSPGNNTQNPSNWTTSTGSNWNLTTPAPGNNTNQPDWNVTTLSPGNNTQNPSNWTTSSGSNWNLTTPVPGNNTNQPDSNVTTLSPGNNTQNPNNWTTSSGSNWNLTTPVPGNNTNQPDSNVTTLSPGNNTQNPNNWTTSSSSNWNLTPPVPGKNTNPPNWNITTPSPGNNTQNPSNWTTSSGSNWNLTTPAPGNNTNQPDWNLTTLSPGNNTQNPSNWTTSSGSNWNMTTPVPGNNTNQPDWNVTTLSAGNNTQIPSNWTTNSGSNWNLTTPTSGNNTTQPDWNVTTLSPGNNTQNPSNWTTSSGSNWNLTTTVPGNNTNQPDWNITTLSPGNNTHNPSNWTTSSGPNWNLTTPAPGNNTNQSDWNATTLSPGNNTQNPSSWTTGTGANWNLTTPASGNNTTQPDWNATTLSPRNNTQNPSNWATSTGSNWNLTTPAPGNNTNQPDSNVSTLSPKNNPRTQATGSLVPVLFGI, encoded by the exons ACCTGCATTGAATCAAGATATTCTAGTACGATTAACAAACACTTCACAAAGTCACCAAGATGGAATGAGACAACCTTCTTTCCTGGAAAGAACACCCAGAACCCAAGCAACTGGACCACTAATAACGGTTCTAATTGGGATCTGACCACATTCCTACCTGGAAACAACACAAACCAACCCGATTGGAATGTAACTACACTCTCTCCAGGAAATAACACTCAGAACCCAAGCAACTGGACCACTAGTAGCGGTTCTAATTGGAATCTGACCACACCCGTACCTGGGAACAATACAAACCAACCAGATTCGAATGTAACTACACTCTCTCCTGGAAATAACACCCAGAACCCAAACAACTGGACAACTAGTAGCAGTTCTAATTGGAATCTGACCACACCCGTACCTGGAAAGAACACAAACCCACCAAACTGGAATATAACTACACCCTCTCCTGGAAATAACACCCAGAACCCAAGTAACTGGACCACTAGTAGCGGTTCTAATTGGAATCTGAGCACACCCGTACCTGGAAACAGCACAAACCAACCAGATTGGAATTTAACTACACTCTCTCCTGGAAATAACACCCAGAACCCAAGCAACTGGACCACTAGTAGCGGTTCTAATTGGAATATGACCACACCCGTACCTGGAAACAACACAAACCAACCTGATTGGAATGTAACTACCCTCTCTGCTGGAAATAATACCCAGATCCCAAGCAACTGGACCACTAGTAGCGGTTCTAATTGGAATCTGACCACACCCGTACCTGGAAACAACACAAACCAACCAGATTGGAATATAACTACACTCTCCCCTGGAAATAACACACCGAACCCAAGCAACTGGACCACTAGTAGCGGTCCTAATTGGAATTTGACCACACCCGCACCTGGAAACAACACAAACCAACCAGATTGGAATGCAACTATCCTCTCTCCTGGAAATAATACCCAGAACCGAAGCAACTGGACCACTAGTACCGGTTCTAATTGGAATTTGACCACGCCCGCATCTGGAAACAACACAACCCAACCAGATTGGAATGTAACTACACTCTCTCCTGGAAATAACACCCAGAACCCAAGCAACTGGACCACTAGTAGCGGTTCTAATTGGAATCTGACCACACCCGTACCTGTTAACAACACAAACCAACCCGTTTGGAATATTAATACACTCTCTCCAGGAAATAACACCCATACGCCAAGCAACTGGACCACTAGTAGCGGTTCTAATTGGAATCTGACCACACCCGCATCTGGAAACAACACAACCCAACCAGATTGGAATGTAACTACACTCTCTCCTGGAAATAACACCCAGAACCCAAGCAACTGGACAACTAGTACCGGTTCTAACTGGAATTTGACCACACCCGCACCCGGAAACAACACAAACCAACCAGATTGGAATGTAACTACACTCTCTCCAGGAAATAACACTCAGAACCCAAGCAACTGGACCACTAGTAGCGGTTCTAATTGGAATCTGACCACACCCGTAC CTGGGAACAACACAAACCAACCAGATTCGAATGTAACTACACTCTCTCCTGGAAATAACACCCAGAACCCAAACAACTGGACAACTAGTAGCGGTTCTAATTGGAATCTGACCACACCCGTACCTGGGAACAACACAAACCAACCAGATTCGAATGTAACTACACTCTCTCCTGGAAATAACACCCAGAACCCAAACAACTGGACAACTAGTAGCAGTTCTAATTGGAATCTGACCCCACCCGTACCTGGAAAGAACACAAACCCACCAAACTGGAATATAACTACACCCTCTCCTGGAAATAACACCCAGAACCCAAGCAACTGGACCACTAGTAGCGGTTCTAACTGGAATTTGACCACACCCGCACCCGGAAACAACACAAACCAACCAGATTGGAATTTAACTACACTCTCTCCTGGAAATAACACCCAGAACCCAAGCAACTGGACCACTAGTAGCGGTTCTAATTGGAATATGACCACACCCGTACCTGGAAACAACACAAACCAACCTGATTGGAATGTAACTACCCTCTCTGCTGGAAATAATACCCAGATCCCAAGCAACTGGACCACTAATAGCGGTTCTAATTGGAATTTGACCACACCAACATCTGGAAACAACACAACCCAACCAGATTGGAATGTAACTACACTCTCTCCTGGAAATAACACCCAGAACCCAAGCAACTGGACCACTAGTAGCGGTTCTAATTGGAATCTGACCACAACCGTACCTGGAAACAACACAAACCAACCAGATTGGAATATAACTACACTCTCCCCTGGAAATAACACCCATAACCCAAGCAACTGGACCACTAGTAGCGGTCCTAATTGGAATTTGACCACACCCGCACCTGGAAACAACACAAACCAATCAGATTGGAATGCAACTACCCTCTCTCCTGGAAATAATACCCAGAACCCAAGCAGCTGGACCACTGGTACCGGTGCTAATTGGAATTTGACCACACCCGCATCTGGAAACAACACAACCCAACCAGATTGGAATGCAACTACCCTCTCTCCTAGAAATAATACCCAGAACCCAAGCAACTGGGCCACTAGTACCGGTTCTAATTGGAATTTGACCACACCCGCACCTGGAAACAACACAAACCAACCAGATTCGAATGTATCTACCCTCTCTCCTAAAAATAACCCCAGAACCCAAGCAACTGGATCACTAGTACCggttctatttggaatttga
- the LOC126879534 gene encoding mucin-5AC-like isoform X29, with protein MMAAVHLKVAITILAFTCIESRYSSTINKHFTKSPRWNETTFFPGKNTQNPSNWTTNNGSNWDLTTFLPGNNTNQPDWNVTTLSPGNNTQNPSNWTTSSGSNWNLTTPVPGNNTNQPDSNVTTLSPGNNTQNPNNWTTSSSSNWNLTTPVPGKNTNPPNWNITTPSPGNNTQNPSNWTTSSGSNWNLSTPVPGNSTNQPDWNLTTLSPGNNTQNPSNWTTSSGSNWNMTTPVPGNNTNQPDWNVTTLSAGNNTQIPSNWTTSSGSNWNLTTPVPGNNTNQPDWNITTLSPGNNTPNPSNWTTSSGPNWNLTTPAPGNNTNQPDWNATILSPGNNTQNRSNWTTSTGSNWNLTTPASGNNTTQPDWNVTTLSPGNNTQNPSNWTTSSGSNWNLTTPVPVNNTNQPVWNINTLSPGNNTHTPSNWTTSSGSNWNLTTPASGNNTTQPDWNVTTLSPGNNTQNPSNWTTSTGSNWNLTTPAPGNNTNQPDWNVTTLSPGNNTQNPSNWTTSSGSNWNLTTPVPGNNTNQPDSNVTTLSPGNNTQNPSNWTTSSGSNWNLSTPVPGNNTNQPDSNVTTLSPGNNTQNPNNWTTSSGSNWNLTTPVPGNNTNQPDSNVTTLSPGNNTQNPNNWTTSSSSNWNLTPPVPGKNTNPPNWNITTPSPGNNTQNPSNWTTSSGSNWNLTTPAPGNNTNQPDWNLTTLSPGNNTQNPSNWTTSSGSNWNMTTPVPGNNTNQPDWNVTTLSAGNNTQIPSNWTTNSGSNWNLTTPTSGNNTTQPDWNVTTLSPGNNTQNPSNWTTSSGSNWNLTTTVPGNNTNQPDWNITTLSPGNNTHNPSNWTTSSGPNWNLTTPAPGNNTNQSDWNATTLSPGNNTQNPSSWTTGTGANWNLTTPASGNNTTQPDWNATTLSPRNNTQNPSNWATSTGSNWNLTTPAPGNNTNQPDSNVSTLSPKNNPRTQATGSLVPVLFGI; from the exons ACCTGCATTGAATCAAGATATTCTAGTACGATTAACAAACACTTCACAAAGTCACCAAGATGGAATGAGACAACCTTCTTTCCTGGAAAGAACACCCAGAACCCAAGCAACTGGACCACTAATAACGGTTCTAATTGGGATCTGACCACATTCCTACCTGGAAACAACACAAACCAACCCGATTGGAATGTAACTACACTCTCTCCAGGAAATAACACTCAGAACCCAAGCAACTGGACCACTAGTAGCGGTTCTAATTGGAATCTGACCACACCCGTACCTGGGAACAATACAAACCAACCAGATTCGAATGTAACTACACTCTCTCCTGGAAATAACACCCAGAACCCAAACAACTGGACAACTAGTAGCAGTTCTAATTGGAATCTGACCACACCCGTACCTGGAAAGAACACAAACCCACCAAACTGGAATATAACTACACCCTCTCCTGGAAATAACACCCAGAACCCAAGTAACTGGACCACTAGTAGCGGTTCTAATTGGAATCTGAGCACACCCGTACCTGGAAACAGCACAAACCAACCAGATTGGAATTTAACTACACTCTCTCCTGGAAATAACACCCAGAACCCAAGCAACTGGACCACTAGTAGCGGTTCTAATTGGAATATGACCACACCCGTACCTGGAAACAACACAAACCAACCTGATTGGAATGTAACTACCCTCTCTGCTGGAAATAATACCCAGATCCCAAGCAACTGGACCACTAGTAGCGGTTCTAATTGGAATCTGACCACACCCGTACCTGGAAACAACACAAACCAACCAGATTGGAATATAACTACACTCTCCCCTGGAAATAACACACCGAACCCAAGCAACTGGACCACTAGTAGCGGTCCTAATTGGAATTTGACCACACCCGCACCTGGAAACAACACAAACCAACCAGATTGGAATGCAACTATCCTCTCTCCTGGAAATAATACCCAGAACCGAAGCAACTGGACCACTAGTACCGGTTCTAATTGGAATTTGACCACGCCCGCATCTGGAAACAACACAACCCAACCAGATTGGAATGTAACTACACTCTCTCCTGGAAATAACACCCAGAACCCAAGCAACTGGACCACTAGTAGCGGTTCTAATTGGAATCTGACCACACCCGTACCTGTTAACAACACAAACCAACCCGTTTGGAATATTAATACACTCTCTCCAGGAAATAACACCCATACGCCAAGCAACTGGACCACTAGTAGCGGTTCTAATTGGAATCTGACCACACCCGCATCTGGAAACAACACAACCCAACCAGATTGGAATGTAACTACACTCTCTCCTGGAAATAACACCCAGAACCCAAGCAACTGGACAACTAGTACCGGTTCTAACTGGAATTTGACCACACCCGCACCCGGAAACAACACAAACCAACCAGATTGGAATGTAACTACACTCTCTCCAGGAAATAACACTCAGAACCCAAGCAACTGGACCACTAGTAGCGGTTCTAATTGGAATCTGACCACACCCGTACCTGGGAACAACACAAATCAACCAGATTCGAATGTAACTACACTCTCTCCTGGAAATAACACCCAGAACCCAAGCAACTGGACCACTAGTAGCGGTTCTAATTGGAATCTGAGCACACCCGTAC CTGGGAACAACACAAACCAACCAGATTCGAATGTAACTACACTCTCTCCTGGAAATAACACCCAGAACCCAAACAACTGGACAACTAGTAGCGGTTCTAATTGGAATCTGACCACACCCGTACCTGGGAACAACACAAACCAACCAGATTCGAATGTAACTACACTCTCTCCTGGAAATAACACCCAGAACCCAAACAACTGGACAACTAGTAGCAGTTCTAATTGGAATCTGACCCCACCCGTACCTGGAAAGAACACAAACCCACCAAACTGGAATATAACTACACCCTCTCCTGGAAATAACACCCAGAACCCAAGCAACTGGACCACTAGTAGCGGTTCTAACTGGAATTTGACCACACCCGCACCCGGAAACAACACAAACCAACCAGATTGGAATTTAACTACACTCTCTCCTGGAAATAACACCCAGAACCCAAGCAACTGGACCACTAGTAGCGGTTCTAATTGGAATATGACCACACCCGTACCTGGAAACAACACAAACCAACCTGATTGGAATGTAACTACCCTCTCTGCTGGAAATAATACCCAGATCCCAAGCAACTGGACCACTAATAGCGGTTCTAATTGGAATTTGACCACACCAACATCTGGAAACAACACAACCCAACCAGATTGGAATGTAACTACACTCTCTCCTGGAAATAACACCCAGAACCCAAGCAACTGGACCACTAGTAGCGGTTCTAATTGGAATCTGACCACAACCGTACCTGGAAACAACACAAACCAACCAGATTGGAATATAACTACACTCTCCCCTGGAAATAACACCCATAACCCAAGCAACTGGACCACTAGTAGCGGTCCTAATTGGAATTTGACCACACCCGCACCTGGAAACAACACAAACCAATCAGATTGGAATGCAACTACCCTCTCTCCTGGAAATAATACCCAGAACCCAAGCAGCTGGACCACTGGTACCGGTGCTAATTGGAATTTGACCACACCCGCATCTGGAAACAACACAACCCAACCAGATTGGAATGCAACTACCCTCTCTCCTAGAAATAATACCCAGAACCCAAGCAACTGGGCCACTAGTACCGGTTCTAATTGGAATTTGACCACACCCGCACCTGGAAACAACACAAACCAACCAGATTCGAATGTATCTACCCTCTCTCCTAAAAATAACCCCAGAACCCAAGCAACTGGATCACTAGTACCggttctatttggaatttga
- the LOC126879534 gene encoding mucin-5AC-like isoform X20, which translates to MMAAVHLKVAITILAFTCIESRYSSTINKHFTKSPRWNETTFFPGKNTQNPSNWTTNNGSNWDLTTFLPGNNTNQPDWNVTTLSPGNNTQNPSNWTTSSGSNWNLTTPVPGNNTNQPDSNVTTLSPGNNTQNPNNWTTSSSSNWNLTTPVPGKNTNPPNWNITTPSPGNNTQNPSNWTTSSGSNWNLSTPVPGNSTNQPDWNLTTLSPGNNTQNPSNWTTSSGSNWNMTTPVPGNNTNQPDWNVTTLSAGNNTQIPSNWTTSSGSNWNLTTPVPGNNTNQPDWNITTLSPGNNTPNPSNWTTSSGPNWNLTTPAPGNNTNQPDWNATILSPGNNTQNRSNWTTSTGSNWNLTTPASGNNTTQPDWNVTTLSPGNNTQNPSNWTTSSGSNWNLTTPVPVNNTNQPVWNINTLSPGNNTHTPSNWTTSSGSNWNLTTPASGNNTTQPDWNVTTLSPGNNTQNPSNWTTSTGSNWNLTTPAPGNNTNQPDWNVTTLSPGNNTQNPSNWTTSSGSNWNLTTPVPGNNTNQPDSNVTTLSPGNNTQNPSNWTTSSGSNWNLSTPVPGNNTNQPDWNITTLSPGNNTQNPSNWTTSSGSNWNLTTPVPGNNTNQPDSNVTTLSPGNNTQNPNNWTTSSGSNWNLTTPVPGNNTNQPDSNVTTLSPGNNTQNPNNWTTSSSSNWNLTPPVPGKNTNPPNWNITTPSPGNNTQNPSNWTTSSGSNWNLTTPAPGNNTNQPDWNLTTLSPGNNTQNPSNWTTSSGSNWNMTTPVPGNNTNQPDWNVTTLSAGNNTQIPSNWTTNSGSNWNLTTPTSGNNTTQPDWNVTTLSPGNNTQNPSNWTTSSGSNWNLTTTVPGNNTNQPDWNITTLSPGNNTHNPSNWTTSSGPNWNLTTPAPGNNTNQSDWNATTLSPGNNTQNPSSWTTGTGANWNLTTPASGNNTTQPDWNATTLSPRNNTQNPSNWATSTGSNWNLTTPAPGNNTNQPDSNVSTLSPKNNPRTQATGSLVPVLFGI; encoded by the exons ACCTGCATTGAATCAAGATATTCTAGTACGATTAACAAACACTTCACAAAGTCACCAAGATGGAATGAGACAACCTTCTTTCCTGGAAAGAACACCCAGAACCCAAGCAACTGGACCACTAATAACGGTTCTAATTGGGATCTGACCACATTCCTACCTGGAAACAACACAAACCAACCCGATTGGAATGTAACTACACTCTCTCCAGGAAATAACACTCAGAACCCAAGCAACTGGACCACTAGTAGCGGTTCTAATTGGAATCTGACCACACCCGTACCTGGGAACAATACAAACCAACCAGATTCGAATGTAACTACACTCTCTCCTGGAAATAACACCCAGAACCCAAACAACTGGACAACTAGTAGCAGTTCTAATTGGAATCTGACCACACCCGTACCTGGAAAGAACACAAACCCACCAAACTGGAATATAACTACACCCTCTCCTGGAAATAACACCCAGAACCCAAGTAACTGGACCACTAGTAGCGGTTCTAATTGGAATCTGAGCACACCCGTACCTGGAAACAGCACAAACCAACCAGATTGGAATTTAACTACACTCTCTCCTGGAAATAACACCCAGAACCCAAGCAACTGGACCACTAGTAGCGGTTCTAATTGGAATATGACCACACCCGTACCTGGAAACAACACAAACCAACCTGATTGGAATGTAACTACCCTCTCTGCTGGAAATAATACCCAGATCCCAAGCAACTGGACCACTAGTAGCGGTTCTAATTGGAATCTGACCACACCCGTACCTGGAAACAACACAAACCAACCAGATTGGAATATAACTACACTCTCCCCTGGAAATAACACACCGAACCCAAGCAACTGGACCACTAGTAGCGGTCCTAATTGGAATTTGACCACACCCGCACCTGGAAACAACACAAACCAACCAGATTGGAATGCAACTATCCTCTCTCCTGGAAATAATACCCAGAACCGAAGCAACTGGACCACTAGTACCGGTTCTAATTGGAATTTGACCACGCCCGCATCTGGAAACAACACAACCCAACCAGATTGGAATGTAACTACACTCTCTCCTGGAAATAACACCCAGAACCCAAGCAACTGGACCACTAGTAGCGGTTCTAATTGGAATCTGACCACACCCGTACCTGTTAACAACACAAACCAACCCGTTTGGAATATTAATACACTCTCTCCAGGAAATAACACCCATACGCCAAGCAACTGGACCACTAGTAGCGGTTCTAATTGGAATCTGACCACACCCGCATCTGGAAACAACACAACCCAACCAGATTGGAATGTAACTACACTCTCTCCTGGAAATAACACCCAGAACCCAAGCAACTGGACAACTAGTACCGGTTCTAACTGGAATTTGACCACACCCGCACCCGGAAACAACACAAACCAACCAGATTGGAATGTAACTACACTCTCTCCAGGAAATAACACTCAGAACCCAAGCAACTGGACCACTAGTAGCGGTTCTAATTGGAATCTGACCACACCCGTACCTGGGAACAACACAAATCAACCAGATTCGAATGTAACTACACTCTCTCCTGGAAATAACACCCAGAACCCAAGCAACTGGACCACTAGTAGCGGTTCTAATTGGAATCTGAGCACACCCGTAC CTGGAAACAACACAAACCAACCAGATTGGAATATAACTACACTCTCCCCTGGAAATAACACACAGAACCCAAGCAACTGGACCACTAGTAGCGGTTCTAATTGGAATCTGACCACACCCGTACCTGGGAACAACACAAACCAACCAGATTCGAATGTAACTACACTCTCTCCTGGAAATAACACCCAGAACCCAAACAACTGGACAACTAGTAGCGGTTCTAATTGGAATCTGACCACACCCGTACCTGGGAACAACACAAACCAACCAGATTCGAATGTAACTACACTCTCTCCTGGAAATAACACCCAGAACCCAAACAACTGGACAACTAGTAGCAGTTCTAATTGGAATCTGACCCCACCCGTACCTGGAAAGAACACAAACCCACCAAACTGGAATATAACTACACCCTCTCCTGGAAATAACACCCAGAACCCAAGCAACTGGACCACTAGTAGCGGTTCTAACTGGAATTTGACCACACCCGCACCCGGAAACAACACAAACCAACCAGATTGGAATTTAACTACACTCTCTCCTGGAAATAACACCCAGAACCCAAGCAACTGGACCACTAGTAGCGGTTCTAATTGGAATATGACCACACCCGTACCTGGAAACAACACAAACCAACCTGATTGGAATGTAACTACCCTCTCTGCTGGAAATAATACCCAGATCCCAAGCAACTGGACCACTAATAGCGGTTCTAATTGGAATTTGACCACACCAACATCTGGAAACAACACAACCCAACCAGATTGGAATGTAACTACACTCTCTCCTGGAAATAACACCCAGAACCCAAGCAACTGGACCACTAGTAGCGGTTCTAATTGGAATCTGACCACAACCGTACCTGGAAACAACACAAACCAACCAGATTGGAATATAACTACACTCTCCCCTGGAAATAACACCCATAACCCAAGCAACTGGACCACTAGTAGCGGTCCTAATTGGAATTTGACCACACCCGCACCTGGAAACAACACAAACCAATCAGATTGGAATGCAACTACCCTCTCTCCTGGAAATAATACCCAGAACCCAAGCAGCTGGACCACTGGTACCGGTGCTAATTGGAATTTGACCACACCCGCATCTGGAAACAACACAACCCAACCAGATTGGAATGCAACTACCCTCTCTCCTAGAAATAATACCCAGAACCCAAGCAACTGGGCCACTAGTACCGGTTCTAATTGGAATTTGACCACACCCGCACCTGGAAACAACACAAACCAACCAGATTCGAATGTATCTACCCTCTCTCCTAAAAATAACCCCAGAACCCAAGCAACTGGATCACTAGTACCggttctatttggaatttga